Proteins found in one Geomonas subterranea genomic segment:
- a CDS encoding pyridoxamine 5'-phosphate oxidase family protein, with amino-acid sequence MMIPIPEKMKEVMAHEGVVAIVTQGIEGPHMVNTWNSYLRISADGKLLVPVGYMHVTENNLAQNPRVLITLGTREVEGSHGPGTGFFVEGTGTIVHSGPTFDSTKAAFPWARAVMEIKILAAKQTL; translated from the coding sequence ATGATGATCCCGATTCCTGAGAAGATGAAAGAAGTGATGGCGCATGAGGGCGTGGTGGCCATAGTGACACAGGGGATCGAAGGCCCGCACATGGTCAACACCTGGAACAGCTACCTGAGGATCAGCGCAGACGGGAAGCTCCTGGTACCGGTCGGCTACATGCACGTGACGGAGAACAACCTGGCCCAGAACCCGAGAGTCCTGATCACGCTGGGCACACGCGAAGTGGAAGGGAGTCACGGCCCCGGCACGGGGTTCTTCGTGGAAGGAACAGGAACCATCGTCCATTCCGGCCCCACCTTCGACTCGACCAAAGCCGCCTTCCCGTGGGCGCGGGCCGTGATGGAGATCAAGATCCTTGCCGCAAAGCAGACCCTTTAA
- a CDS encoding MFS transporter, with translation MKGVLGKFDMGLLASEQRPMLRFLVVLTAASTIGLQGYTILFNNFAAEMVHLNGSQVGVTQSVREIPGLLSLLVVFVLLLVREHKLAALSVALLGLGTGITALIPSYGWVIFTTVVMSFGFHYYESTNQSLTLQYFSTALSPLIFGRLRALAAVSSVVAGIIVYCLSGVAQYREMYLAIGALVLAAGIWGLFQNPTHAGIVPQRKKMILRRRYSLFYLLTLLSGARRQIFVVFSILLLVQVFHFTVREMTILFIVNNVVAYILNSLIGKAINHFGERTISSIEYSGVIVIFLVYAFTTSKNLVMLMYILDNILYNFEVAIRTYFQKVADPADIASSMSVGFTINHIAAVFLPALGGYFWMMDYRIPFIGGTVLGVISLIAAQWMRVPEKAPEVPLIAEAK, from the coding sequence ATGAAAGGTGTACTGGGAAAATTCGACATGGGGCTTTTGGCCTCGGAACAGCGCCCGATGTTGCGCTTTCTGGTGGTGCTCACCGCCGCCTCGACCATCGGGCTGCAGGGATATACCATCCTTTTCAACAACTTCGCCGCCGAAATGGTTCATCTGAACGGAAGCCAGGTGGGCGTGACCCAGTCCGTGCGCGAGATCCCGGGTCTCTTGTCGCTCCTGGTGGTGTTCGTCCTGCTGCTGGTACGCGAGCACAAGCTGGCGGCGCTTTCGGTGGCGCTACTTGGGCTCGGCACCGGCATCACGGCGCTGATCCCCTCCTACGGATGGGTCATCTTCACCACCGTGGTGATGAGCTTCGGATTCCACTACTACGAGAGCACCAACCAGTCCCTCACGCTGCAGTATTTTTCGACGGCGCTGTCGCCGCTCATCTTCGGCCGGCTGCGCGCGCTCGCAGCGGTGTCGAGCGTAGTGGCGGGGATCATCGTGTACTGCCTGAGCGGAGTGGCGCAGTACCGCGAGATGTATCTCGCCATCGGCGCCCTGGTCCTCGCAGCCGGGATCTGGGGGCTGTTCCAAAACCCCACCCACGCCGGGATCGTGCCGCAGCGCAAGAAGATGATCCTGCGCCGCCGGTATTCGCTCTTTTATCTTTTGACGCTTCTCTCCGGCGCCCGGCGCCAGATCTTCGTGGTCTTCTCCATCCTGCTCCTGGTCCAGGTGTTCCATTTCACGGTGCGCGAGATGACCATCCTCTTCATCGTGAACAACGTGGTGGCCTACATCCTCAACTCACTGATCGGCAAAGCGATCAACCACTTCGGCGAGCGCACCATCTCCTCCATCGAGTATTCGGGCGTCATCGTCATCTTCCTGGTCTACGCGTTCACCACATCCAAAAATCTGGTCATGCTCATGTACATACTGGACAACATCCTCTACAATTTCGAGGTCGCGATCAGGACGTACTTCCAGAAGGTGGCCGATCCCGCTGATATCGCATCGTCGATGTCTGTGGGGTTCACCATCAACCACATTGCGGCCGTGTTCCTGCCCGCCCTGGGGGGATACTTCTGGATGATGGATTACCGCATACCTTTCATCGGCGGCACAGTGCTAGGCGTCATCTCACTCATAGCGGCACAGTGGATGCGGGTGCCTGAGAAAGCGCCCGAGGTCCCACTCATAGCGGAAGCAAAATAA
- a CDS encoding ABC transporter substrate-binding protein, with amino-acid sequence MKKLVSTAFASIALFCLSTAALAAPPIKIGALFAVTGPASFLGEPERNTAQMVVDEINKAGGVKGRKLELITYDTGGDATKAVQLANKLVKNDQVVAIIGPSTTGDSMAIIPVVEKAQVPLISCAAGSKITEPVKKWVFKTAQNDGLAVARIYEQLKKEKKTKVAILSVSDGFGASGREQLKAQASRYGIQILSDDTYGPKDTDMTAQLAKIRGSQAQALICWGTNPGPAVIARNAKQLGLTIPVYMSHGVSSKKFIELAGDAAEGIRLPSGKVLVADLLPKNDKQRGSLLAFIKDYQNHFKAEGDHFGGHAWDAVMLLKGAIEKGGDTPAGIRNALEATRNFPGIGGVFSYSAKDHAGLTKDAFTLVEVRKKDWVLVK; translated from the coding sequence GTGAAAAAACTTGTCTCGACTGCTTTTGCTTCGATTGCTTTGTTCTGCCTGTCCACCGCCGCACTGGCAGCTCCGCCGATCAAGATCGGCGCGCTCTTCGCCGTGACCGGCCCAGCTTCGTTTCTCGGCGAGCCTGAGCGCAACACCGCGCAGATGGTGGTAGACGAGATCAACAAGGCCGGCGGCGTCAAGGGGCGCAAGCTGGAGCTGATCACCTACGATACCGGCGGGGACGCCACCAAGGCGGTCCAGCTCGCCAACAAGCTGGTCAAGAACGACCAGGTCGTCGCCATCATCGGTCCCAGCACCACGGGCGACAGCATGGCGATCATCCCCGTCGTCGAGAAGGCCCAGGTTCCGCTCATCTCCTGCGCGGCCGGCAGCAAGATCACCGAGCCGGTGAAGAAGTGGGTGTTCAAGACCGCCCAGAACGACGGCCTTGCCGTCGCCAGGATCTACGAGCAGTTGAAGAAGGAGAAGAAGACCAAGGTGGCCATCCTCTCCGTCTCCGACGGCTTCGGTGCATCCGGGCGCGAGCAGCTCAAGGCGCAGGCGTCCCGCTACGGCATCCAGATCCTCTCCGACGACACCTATGGTCCGAAGGACACCGACATGACCGCGCAGCTCGCAAAGATCCGCGGCTCCCAGGCCCAGGCGCTCATCTGCTGGGGGACCAATCCCGGTCCCGCCGTCATCGCGAGAAACGCGAAGCAGCTCGGCCTCACCATTCCGGTGTACATGAGCCACGGCGTCTCCTCCAAGAAGTTCATCGAACTGGCCGGCGATGCCGCCGAGGGGATCAGGCTGCCGTCCGGCAAGGTGCTGGTCGCCGACCTGCTCCCCAAGAACGACAAGCAGAGGGGCTCCCTGCTCGCCTTCATCAAGGACTACCAGAACCACTTCAAGGCCGAGGGTGACCATTTCGGCGGCCACGCCTGGGACGCCGTCATGCTCCTGAAAGGCGCAATCGAGAAGGGGGGGGACACCCCGGCCGGCATCCGCAACGCGCTGGAGGCGACTCGCAACTTCCCGGGCATCGGCGGCGTGTTCAGCTACTCCGCCAAGGACCACGCCGGTCTGACCAAGGACGCGTTCACCCTGGTCGAAGTGCGCAAAAAAGACTGGGTGCTGGTCAAGTAG
- a CDS encoding branched-chain amino acid ABC transporter permease yields the protein MELLNQVTQFVISGLATGSIYALIGLSFAIIFNSTGIINFAQGEFVMLGGVLTIFSLNVLQLPLLAAIIVAVAVTTVIGLVFERLAIRPLKNATPLSLIIITIGASILIRGLVMLLWGKDTQALPAFSGTDPISVAGATLLPQHLWIFGVTVLVIIGCRLFFNHTISGKAMRACSFNPRAANLVGISVGRMVLFSFVISAAVGSLAGVIIAPLTMTAYDVGVMLGLKGFCAAIMGGMGSGLGTVLGGLILGTLESLGAGLISSGYKDAIAFFILLLILFIRPQGLFKKGETERV from the coding sequence ATGGAGCTTTTAAACCAGGTAACGCAGTTCGTCATATCAGGGCTCGCCACAGGTTCCATTTACGCCCTGATCGGCCTCAGCTTCGCCATCATCTTCAATTCGACAGGGATCATCAACTTCGCCCAGGGTGAGTTCGTAATGCTGGGCGGGGTGTTGACCATTTTCTCGCTGAACGTGCTGCAACTGCCGCTTTTGGCGGCCATCATCGTCGCGGTGGCGGTGACCACCGTAATCGGTCTTGTTTTCGAGCGGCTGGCCATCCGGCCGCTCAAAAACGCCACCCCGCTCTCGCTCATCATCATCACCATCGGCGCCAGCATCCTGATCCGTGGTTTGGTGATGCTGCTGTGGGGCAAGGACACCCAGGCGCTGCCGGCCTTCTCGGGGACCGACCCCATCAGCGTCGCAGGGGCCACCCTCTTGCCGCAGCACCTCTGGATCTTCGGCGTCACCGTCCTGGTCATCATCGGCTGCCGGCTCTTCTTCAACCACACCATCAGCGGCAAGGCCATGCGCGCCTGCTCATTCAACCCGCGCGCCGCCAACCTGGTGGGGATCAGCGTCGGGCGCATGGTGCTCTTCTCCTTCGTGATCAGCGCCGCCGTCGGTTCGCTGGCGGGCGTCATCATCGCGCCTCTCACCATGACCGCCTACGACGTCGGCGTCATGCTGGGGCTGAAGGGATTCTGCGCCGCCATCATGGGGGGGATGGGAAGCGGCCTCGGCACCGTGCTGGGGGGGCTCATCCTCGGCACCTTGGAGTCGCTTGGGGCGGGGCTCATCTCTTCGGGTTACAAGGACGCCATCGCGTTTTTCATCCTGCTCCTGATTCTTTTCATCAGGCCGCAGGGACTTTTCAAGAAGGGTGAAACAGAAAGGGTTTAA
- the rd gene encoding rubredoxin, whose product MQKYRCTVCGYVYDPEVGDIDSGVAPGTAFEDIPDDWVCPVCGVDKSMFEPE is encoded by the coding sequence ATGCAGAAGTACCGCTGTACCGTTTGTGGTTATGTCTATGATCCTGAGGTGGGCGACATCGATAGTGGCGTGGCCCCGGGAACGGCCTTTGAGGATATTCCTGATGACTGGGTTTGCCCGGTGTGCGGCGTCGACAAGAGCATGTTCGAACCCGAATAA
- a CDS encoding VOC family protein gives MFKRIDHIEIIPCDFERSIKFYTEILGFSIKEKMAVAAAPLEEIAYLALGDTVLELMRVQDAAISALEPWGTGYRMMALEVEDMDAALAYLAGKGVTPSWGPVTLGSSKRAEIRDCDGFPIELRQW, from the coding sequence ATGTTCAAAAGAATCGATCACATTGAGATAATCCCGTGCGACTTCGAACGCTCCATCAAGTTCTATACGGAGATTCTCGGGTTTTCCATCAAGGAGAAAATGGCGGTGGCCGCGGCGCCGCTGGAAGAAATCGCATACCTCGCGCTTGGCGACACGGTGCTCGAGCTTATGCGGGTGCAGGATGCAGCCATATCCGCCCTGGAACCCTGGGGCACCGGTTACCGGATGATGGCGCTGGAGGTGGAAGACATGGACGCCGCCCTCGCCTACCTGGCCGGCAAAGGCGTCACCCCCAGTTGGGGACCGGTAACACTCGGCAGTTCCAAGCGTGCCGAAATACGTGATTGCGACGGTTTCCCCATCGAACTGAGACAGTGGTAA
- a CDS encoding ABC transporter ATP-binding protein: MLSLNGIGKRFGGLTALEQISFNVGKGSITGIIGPNGAGKTTLFNVATGIYPPSSGAVLLEGRDISKLPPEGRARLGLVRTFQNIELFGKMTVLENVMVGLHTRSNSGLFACSFRMPWQMSEERRIRERAMELLEFVGIPDLAGVQAGTLSFGKGRLLEIARAMALEPKLLLMDEPAAGLNSSETAELAELIKRIRDLGVTVALVEHDMDLVMDICDQLVVLNLGTMLAEGTPRQIQDNPAVITAYLGEE; encoded by the coding sequence ATGCTTAGCCTGAACGGAATCGGCAAGAGGTTTGGCGGGCTGACCGCGCTGGAGCAGATCAGCTTCAACGTCGGCAAGGGGTCCATCACCGGCATCATCGGGCCCAACGGCGCCGGCAAGACCACGCTCTTCAACGTGGCCACCGGGATCTATCCACCCTCGAGCGGGGCGGTCCTTCTCGAGGGTAGGGACATCTCCAAACTGCCGCCTGAAGGGCGTGCGCGGCTCGGGCTGGTGCGCACCTTTCAGAATATCGAGCTCTTCGGCAAGATGACCGTGCTGGAGAACGTCATGGTGGGCCTGCACACCCGGAGCAACTCCGGGCTTTTTGCCTGCTCCTTCAGGATGCCCTGGCAGATGAGCGAGGAGCGCCGTATCCGCGAACGGGCCATGGAGCTTCTTGAATTTGTCGGGATACCGGATCTGGCGGGTGTCCAGGCCGGGACCCTTTCCTTCGGGAAGGGGAGACTCCTGGAGATCGCCCGGGCCATGGCCCTGGAGCCGAAGCTCCTCTTGATGGATGAGCCGGCGGCTGGGCTGAACAGCAGCGAGACCGCGGAGCTGGCGGAGTTGATCAAGAGGATCCGTGACCTTGGTGTCACCGTGGCGCTGGTCGAGCACGACATGGACCTGGTCATGGACATCTGTGACCAGCTGGTGGTGCTCAACCTGGGGACCATGCTGGCCGAAGGGACGCCGAGGCAGATCCAGGACAACCCGGCCGTCATAACCGCGTACCTCGGCGAGGAATAG
- a CDS encoding c-type cytochrome: protein MKKVAIFTAAVLSMSVIAVPAFAEAKKGEKIDAKAKFDQHCVACHPKGGNLINPKKGLGKKDLAANGVKTEKDIVAKMRNPGPGMTKFDAKAVPDAEANAIAKYILATFK from the coding sequence ATGAAGAAAGTTGCCATTTTTACTGCTGCTGTGCTGTCTATGTCGGTGATCGCTGTTCCCGCCTTCGCGGAGGCCAAGAAGGGCGAGAAGATCGACGCCAAGGCGAAGTTCGACCAGCACTGTGTCGCCTGCCACCCGAAAGGCGGCAACCTCATCAATCCCAAGAAGGGGCTGGGCAAGAAGGACCTCGCCGCCAACGGCGTCAAGACCGAGAAGGACATCGTTGCCAAGATGCGCAATCCCGGTCCGGGCATGACCAAATTCGACGCCAAGGCCGTGCCCGACGCCGAAGCCAACGCGATAGCGAAGTACATCCTGGCTACCTTCAAGTAA
- a CDS encoding branched-chain amino acid ABC transporter permease gives MKSDRIKFLVFALVVLLIPLPLSGGYLTNVLIFVGINSVLALGLNLLLGYAGQISLGQAAFFGLGAYGSGVLTTAYGFNPWLAMIVVAACVALFAFAIGFPVLRLKGHYLAMATLGVGVIVNIALNETVDLTGGPSGLSGIPNLAIGSFTFDSDVKNYYLVWVFALGMILLSLNLVNSRFGRGLRAIHDSEVAARVMGVNARLMKVQVFTLSAFMSAIMGSLYCHVMTFISPNSFGFHFSVEILTMIVIGGLGSVYGSILGALLLTLLPEMLRTFQDYDIIVYGLLLITMTIYLPGGLVEGIPALFRCLLPARKVTEGSDA, from the coding sequence TTGAAATCGGACAGAATTAAATTTCTCGTTTTTGCCCTCGTGGTGCTGCTCATCCCTCTGCCGCTGTCGGGAGGGTATCTCACTAACGTCCTCATCTTCGTCGGGATCAACAGCGTGCTGGCCCTGGGGCTCAACCTCCTTTTGGGCTACGCCGGCCAGATATCGCTGGGGCAAGCCGCCTTCTTCGGCCTTGGCGCCTACGGTTCCGGCGTGCTGACCACCGCCTATGGCTTCAACCCGTGGCTTGCCATGATCGTGGTCGCCGCATGCGTCGCGCTTTTCGCCTTCGCCATAGGGTTCCCGGTGCTGCGCCTGAAGGGGCACTATCTCGCCATGGCCACCCTGGGCGTCGGCGTCATCGTAAACATCGCCTTAAACGAGACCGTCGATCTTACCGGCGGTCCCTCTGGCCTTTCCGGCATCCCCAACCTCGCCATCGGCAGCTTCACCTTCGACTCGGACGTGAAGAACTACTACCTGGTATGGGTCTTCGCGCTGGGGATGATCCTCCTGTCGCTGAACCTGGTCAACTCGCGTTTCGGCAGGGGGCTTCGCGCCATCCACGACTCGGAGGTGGCCGCGCGCGTCATGGGGGTCAACGCGAGGCTCATGAAGGTGCAGGTCTTCACGCTCTCGGCCTTCATGTCGGCCATCATGGGGAGCCTGTACTGCCACGTGATGACTTTCATCTCTCCCAACTCCTTCGGTTTTCATTTCTCGGTCGAGATCCTCACCATGATCGTCATCGGCGGCCTGGGAAGCGTCTACGGTTCCATCCTGGGGGCGCTGCTCTTGACCCTGCTCCCGGAGATGCTGCGCACCTTCCAGGATTACGACATCATCGTGTACGGGCTCTTGCTCATCACCATGACCATTTACCTCCCCGGCGGCCTGGTGGAGGGGATTCCTGCGCTGTTCCGGTGCCTGCTGCCGGCCAGGAAGGTGACGGAGGGGAGCGATGCTTAG
- a CDS encoding ABC transporter substrate-binding protein: MRKMFAVFGITMLLLCSASAALAAAPIKIGALFAVTGPASFLGEPEKNTLELLVKEANAKGGINGSKIELFVYDTGGDATKAVQLANKLIKNDKVVAIVGPSTTGESMAVIPVAEKEQIPLVSCAAGIKITDPVKKWVFKTPANDHVAAEKILIQAEKLKQKNIALITVSDSFGSSGREQLKQMAAKRGFKVVADEVYSPKDTDMTPQLTKIKAAKPDAIICWGTNPGPAIITRNLQQLGIKTQVYQSHGVASKKYIELATPQAAEGIMLPAGKLAVFDLLKPTDPQAKLLKDYNTDYKKSYGVEASTFGGYAYDGFQLIAAAIKKGAVTPAQIRDGIEKNGRMVGVSGIFKMSPADHNGLDLGAFEMVRIVKGDWVIVK; the protein is encoded by the coding sequence ATGAGAAAGATGTTCGCTGTATTCGGTATCACCATGCTGCTTCTGTGCAGTGCCAGCGCGGCCCTCGCCGCTGCTCCGATCAAGATCGGGGCGCTCTTCGCCGTTACCGGGCCTGCTTCCTTCCTTGGCGAACCTGAAAAGAACACCCTCGAACTGCTGGTCAAGGAAGCCAACGCGAAGGGGGGCATCAACGGCTCCAAGATCGAGCTCTTCGTCTACGACACCGGCGGCGACGCCACGAAGGCGGTGCAGCTCGCCAACAAGCTGATCAAGAACGACAAGGTCGTCGCCATCGTCGGCCCCAGCACCACCGGGGAATCCATGGCCGTCATCCCGGTCGCCGAAAAGGAGCAGATCCCGCTCGTCTCCTGCGCCGCGGGCATCAAGATCACCGATCCCGTCAAAAAATGGGTCTTCAAGACCCCGGCCAACGACCACGTCGCCGCCGAGAAGATCCTGATCCAGGCCGAGAAGCTGAAGCAGAAGAACATCGCCCTGATCACCGTGTCCGATTCCTTCGGATCCTCCGGCCGGGAGCAGTTGAAGCAGATGGCGGCCAAGCGCGGCTTCAAGGTCGTGGCGGACGAGGTGTATTCCCCGAAAGACACCGACATGACCCCGCAGCTCACCAAGATCAAGGCTGCCAAGCCGGACGCCATCATCTGCTGGGGCACCAACCCCGGGCCTGCCATCATCACCCGCAATCTTCAGCAGCTCGGTATCAAGACCCAGGTCTACCAGAGCCACGGCGTGGCTTCCAAGAAGTACATCGAGCTCGCCACCCCCCAGGCCGCGGAAGGGATCATGCTTCCGGCCGGGAAGCTGGCGGTGTTCGATCTGCTGAAGCCGACCGACCCGCAGGCGAAACTGCTCAAGGACTACAACACCGACTACAAGAAGAGCTACGGCGTGGAGGCCTCCACCTTCGGCGGCTACGCCTATGACGGCTTCCAGCTCATCGCCGCGGCCATCAAAAAAGGTGCGGTCACCCCGGCGCAGATCCGCGACGGCATAGAGAAAAACGGCCGCATGGTCGGCGTGTCCGGCATCTTCAAGATGTCGCCGGCCGACCACAACGGCCTCGACCTGGGCGCCTTCGAGATGGTGCGCATCGTCAAGGGCGACTGGGTCATCGTAAAATAA
- a CDS encoding ABC transporter ATP-binding protein: MLKIKNINAYYGKVHALKNVSLHLKAGEIVTLIGANGAGKTTLLNTLSGIIPTASGEILLEGNNVVGLAADRVVSLGLSQVPEGRQVFNPLTVEENLELGAYLRYRAGGQRSEIGADLERMYLMFPRLKERRRQAAGTLSGGEQQMLAIGRALMARPKLLLLDEPSMGLAPLVVQDIFKVIERLRSEEGTTILLVEQNARATLKVADRGYVLETGKVILEGKASELLENKDVQRAYLGRDKKEIWER; this comes from the coding sequence ATGCTAAAAATCAAGAACATCAACGCATATTACGGCAAGGTGCACGCGCTCAAGAACGTCTCGCTGCACCTGAAGGCCGGCGAAATAGTGACCCTCATCGGCGCCAACGGCGCGGGGAAAACTACGCTCCTCAATACCCTCTCCGGCATCATCCCGACGGCAAGCGGGGAGATCCTGTTGGAGGGGAACAATGTAGTCGGGCTGGCGGCCGACCGGGTGGTCTCGCTGGGCCTTTCCCAGGTGCCTGAAGGGCGCCAGGTCTTCAATCCCCTTACGGTCGAGGAAAACCTGGAGCTGGGCGCCTACTTGCGCTACCGCGCCGGCGGGCAGAGAAGCGAGATCGGCGCGGACCTGGAACGGATGTACCTGATGTTTCCGAGGCTCAAGGAGCGCCGTCGCCAGGCGGCCGGCACGCTCTCGGGCGGCGAGCAGCAGATGCTGGCCATCGGCCGCGCGCTCATGGCGCGTCCGAAGCTCTTGCTGCTGGACGAGCCGTCCATGGGGCTCGCCCCCCTGGTGGTGCAGGACATCTTCAAGGTGATCGAGCGCCTGCGCAGCGAGGAGGGGACCACCATCCTCCTGGTGGAGCAGAACGCGCGCGCAACCCTGAAGGTGGCTGACCGCGGCTACGTCCTGGAGACAGGTAAAGTGATACTTGAAGGAAAGGCGTCCGAACTGCTGGAAAACAAGGACGTGCAGCGCGCCTATCTGGGGCGCGACAAGAAAGAAATTTGGGAGAGGTAG
- a CDS encoding phenylacetate--CoA ligase family protein, which translates to MQIWEPDYECMPREEIEQLQLERLQATLNRVYKNVTCYRNRFKEMGIVPEDVRSLADLAKLPFTTKEDLRLNYPYGMFAVPLREVVRIHSSSGTTGKPTVVGYTKHDLKVWSSLVARFMTAAGVNSDDVVQIAFGYGLFTGAFGLHYGSEMIGASVIPMGAGNTEKQIMIMQDYRTTALVSTPSYAVTIAERMEKMGIDPKNLTLKVGLFGGEPWSEAMRREIEERLGITATDNYGLSEVIGPGVAGECLCKRGMHISEDHFIAEIIDPDTGAVLPPGSVGELVLTSLTKEAFPMVRYRTRDITSLDYEKCDCGRTMVRMKKTMGRSDDMLIIKGVNVYPSQIEDVLFAIEGCQPHYQLVVDRKGALDTLEIRIEVTENIFFDEMKKQKAFLDKVEKKIDSVLGVGAVVKLVEPNSIPRAEGKACRVIDNRKI; encoded by the coding sequence ATGCAGATTTGGGAGCCAGATTACGAGTGCATGCCGCGGGAGGAGATCGAGCAGCTCCAGTTGGAGCGGCTCCAGGCTACTCTGAACCGCGTTTACAAGAACGTTACCTGCTACCGCAACAGGTTCAAGGAGATGGGGATCGTCCCCGAGGACGTCAGGTCCCTCGCCGACCTGGCCAAGCTCCCGTTCACCACCAAGGAGGACCTGCGCCTCAACTACCCGTACGGCATGTTCGCGGTGCCGCTGCGCGAGGTGGTCCGCATCCATTCCTCCTCCGGCACCACCGGCAAGCCCACCGTCGTGGGCTACACCAAGCACGACCTGAAGGTCTGGTCGAGCCTCGTGGCGCGCTTCATGACCGCGGCGGGGGTCAACAGCGATGACGTGGTGCAGATCGCCTTCGGCTACGGACTCTTCACCGGCGCCTTCGGCCTGCACTACGGCTCCGAGATGATCGGCGCCTCCGTTATCCCGATGGGCGCGGGGAACACCGAGAAGCAGATCATGATCATGCAGGACTACCGCACCACCGCGCTTGTTTCCACCCCGAGCTACGCCGTCACCATCGCGGAGCGGATGGAGAAGATGGGCATCGACCCCAAGAACCTCACCTTGAAGGTCGGTCTCTTCGGCGGGGAGCCCTGGTCCGAGGCTATGCGCCGCGAGATCGAGGAGCGGCTCGGCATCACCGCCACAGACAACTACGGCCTCTCCGAGGTCATCGGCCCGGGTGTCGCCGGCGAGTGCCTGTGCAAACGCGGCATGCACATCTCCGAAGACCACTTCATCGCCGAGATCATCGATCCGGACACGGGCGCTGTGCTTCCTCCGGGGAGCGTAGGCGAACTGGTGCTCACCTCGCTCACCAAGGAAGCCTTCCCCATGGTCCGTTACCGGACCCGCGACATCACCTCTCTGGACTACGAAAAGTGCGACTGCGGCAGAACCATGGTGCGCATGAAGAAGACCATGGGGCGTTCCGACGACATGCTCATCATCAAGGGGGTCAACGTCTACCCGTCGCAGATCGAGGATGTGCTGTTCGCCATCGAGGGGTGCCAGCCGCACTACCAGTTGGTCGTGGACCGCAAAGGGGCGCTGGATACACTGGAAATCCGCATCGAGGTGACCGAAAACATCTTCTTCGACGAGATGAAGAAACAAAAGGCCTTCCTGGACAAGGTGGAGAAGAAGATCGATTCCGTGCTCGGCGTTGGGGCGGTGGTAAAACTGGTGGAGCCCAACAGCATCCCGAGGGCTGAAGGCAAAGCATGTCGCGTCATTGACAACAGAAAAATCTAG